From the genome of Chanos chanos chromosome 5, fChaCha1.1, whole genome shotgun sequence, one region includes:
- the uqcrc2b gene encoding cytochrome b-c1 complex subunit 2, mitochondrial isoform X2 codes for MKGIRGISHLSRRFYAAFRGDQPLNEPLSGLKVSTAAPHTYQDVHVTKLPSGLVIASLENYSPASKIGVFVRAGSRYETMDNQGVTHLLRLASSLTTKGASAFRICRGIEAVGGSMSVTSSRENMVYTVDCLRDHIDTVMEYLINVTTAPEFRPWEVSDLTPRLKLDKAIANQNTQIGVIESLHAAAYKNALSNSLYCPDYMIDRISTDQLHSFVENNFTSPRMALVGLGVDHTVLKQVGEQFLNIRGGMGTAGSKAAYRGGELRVQTQSGLVHAAVVSEGAATGSAEATAFSVLQHVLGAGPHVKRGSNTTSKLCQAVGKASTHPYDVSAFNASYTDSGLFGVYTISQAAVIGDVINAALAQVKAIAQGSLTAEDLSRAKNQLKAQYLMSLESSEGLLEAVGTQALAEGTYHSPEAVTQKIDAVSSSDVVNAAKKFVSGKKSMATSGNLINTPFVDEI; via the exons atgAAGGGGATTCGGGGAATCAGTCATCTGTCG AGGCGGTTCTATGCGGCCTTCCGGGGAGACCAACCCTTGAATGAGCCACTGTCGGGACTCAAGGTCTCGACAGCCGCCCCTCACACTTACCAGGACGTtcat GTGACCAAACTACCCAGTGGTTTGGTGATTGCATCCCTGGAAAACTATTCTCCCGCGTCCAAGATCGGAGTGTTCGTGAGAGCCGGAAGCCGCTATGAGACCATGGACAATCAGGGCGTCACTCACTTGCTCCGTCTGGCCTCCAGCCTG ACAACCAAAGGAGCTTCTGCTTTCAGGATCTGCCGTGGTATCGAGGCTGTTGGAGGCAGTATGAG CGTGACTTCATCCAGAGAGAACATGGTCTACACAGTGGACTGCCTGAGAGATCACAT TGACACAGTCATGGAGTATCTCATCAACGTGACCACTGCACCTGAGTTTCGGCCCTGGGAAGTTTCTGACCTCACTCCCAGATTGAAATTAGACAAGGCCATTgccaaccaaaacacacagatcG GTGTCATTGAAAGTCTTCACGCAGCTGCATACAAAAATGCTCTCTCCAACTCGCTGTACTGTCCAGATTACATGATTGACAGAATCTCCACAGACCAG CTGCACTCCTTTGTCGAAAACAACTTTACAAGTCCAAGGATGGCCCTTGTTGGTCttg GTGTGGATCACACTGTGCTGAAGCAGGTCGGGGAGCAGTTCCTCAACATCCGCGGAGGGATGGGCACCGCCGGCTCGAAGGCTGCGTACCGCGGAG GCGAGCTGCGTGTGCAGACCCAGAGCGGACTGGTGCACGCGGCCGTGGTGAGCGAGGGAGCAGCCACGGGTTCGGCCGAGGCCACTGCTTTCAGCGTGCTGCAGCACGTTCTGGGAGCAGGCCCTCACGTAAAACGAGGCTCCAACACCACCAGCAAGCTCTGCCAGGCGGTGGGAAAGGCTAGCACTCATCCTTACGAC GTGTCTGCTTTCAATGCCAGCTACACAGACTCAGGCTTGTTTGGAGTGTACACCATTTCCCAGGCAGCTGTAATTGGTGAT GTAATTAATGCTGCTTTGGCCCAGGTGAAGGCCATTGCGCAGGGTAGCCTCACTGCAGAGGATCTAAGTCGAGCCAA AAATCAGCTCAAGGCCCAGTATCTGATGTCCTTGGAGAGCTCAGAAGGTTTGTTAGAAGCAGTGGGCACACAGGCATTAGCAGAAGGCACTTATCACTCACCTGaggcagtgacccaaaaaattGATGCTGTTTCTTCAAGTGATGTTGTTAAT GCCGCAAAAAAGTTTGTGTCTGGCAAGAAATCCATGGCCACCAGTGGAAACCTGATTAACACACCCTTTGTGGACGAAATTTGA
- the uqcrc2b gene encoding cytochrome b-c1 complex subunit 2, mitochondrial isoform X1, translated as MKGIRGISHLSRSLYAAQAAPKLDVAAAAEPVKFLPREVQVTKLPSGLVIASLENYSPASKIGVFVRAGSRYETMDNQGVTHLLRLASSLTTKGASAFRICRGIEAVGGSMSVTSSRENMVYTVDCLRDHIDTVMEYLINVTTAPEFRPWEVSDLTPRLKLDKAIANQNTQIGVIESLHAAAYKNALSNSLYCPDYMIDRISTDQLHSFVENNFTSPRMALVGLGVDHTVLKQVGEQFLNIRGGMGTAGSKAAYRGGELRVQTQSGLVHAAVVSEGAATGSAEATAFSVLQHVLGAGPHVKRGSNTTSKLCQAVGKASTHPYDVSAFNASYTDSGLFGVYTISQAAVIGDVINAALAQVKAIAQGSLTAEDLSRAKNQLKAQYLMSLESSEGLLEAVGTQALAEGTYHSPEAVTQKIDAVSSSDVVNAAKKFVSGKKSMATSGNLINTPFVDEI; from the exons atgAAGGGGATTCGGGGAATCAGTCATCTGTCG AGGAGTCTTTATGCAGCCCAGGCTGCTCCTAAGTTGGATGTGGCGGCAGCTGCGGAGCCAGTAAAGTTTCTGCCGCGGGAAGTGCAG GTGACCAAACTACCCAGTGGTTTGGTGATTGCATCCCTGGAAAACTATTCTCCCGCGTCCAAGATCGGAGTGTTCGTGAGAGCCGGAAGCCGCTATGAGACCATGGACAATCAGGGCGTCACTCACTTGCTCCGTCTGGCCTCCAGCCTG ACAACCAAAGGAGCTTCTGCTTTCAGGATCTGCCGTGGTATCGAGGCTGTTGGAGGCAGTATGAG CGTGACTTCATCCAGAGAGAACATGGTCTACACAGTGGACTGCCTGAGAGATCACAT TGACACAGTCATGGAGTATCTCATCAACGTGACCACTGCACCTGAGTTTCGGCCCTGGGAAGTTTCTGACCTCACTCCCAGATTGAAATTAGACAAGGCCATTgccaaccaaaacacacagatcG GTGTCATTGAAAGTCTTCACGCAGCTGCATACAAAAATGCTCTCTCCAACTCGCTGTACTGTCCAGATTACATGATTGACAGAATCTCCACAGACCAG CTGCACTCCTTTGTCGAAAACAACTTTACAAGTCCAAGGATGGCCCTTGTTGGTCttg GTGTGGATCACACTGTGCTGAAGCAGGTCGGGGAGCAGTTCCTCAACATCCGCGGAGGGATGGGCACCGCCGGCTCGAAGGCTGCGTACCGCGGAG GCGAGCTGCGTGTGCAGACCCAGAGCGGACTGGTGCACGCGGCCGTGGTGAGCGAGGGAGCAGCCACGGGTTCGGCCGAGGCCACTGCTTTCAGCGTGCTGCAGCACGTTCTGGGAGCAGGCCCTCACGTAAAACGAGGCTCCAACACCACCAGCAAGCTCTGCCAGGCGGTGGGAAAGGCTAGCACTCATCCTTACGAC GTGTCTGCTTTCAATGCCAGCTACACAGACTCAGGCTTGTTTGGAGTGTACACCATTTCCCAGGCAGCTGTAATTGGTGAT GTAATTAATGCTGCTTTGGCCCAGGTGAAGGCCATTGCGCAGGGTAGCCTCACTGCAGAGGATCTAAGTCGAGCCAA AAATCAGCTCAAGGCCCAGTATCTGATGTCCTTGGAGAGCTCAGAAGGTTTGTTAGAAGCAGTGGGCACACAGGCATTAGCAGAAGGCACTTATCACTCACCTGaggcagtgacccaaaaaattGATGCTGTTTCTTCAAGTGATGTTGTTAAT GCCGCAAAAAAGTTTGTGTCTGGCAAGAAATCCATGGCCACCAGTGGAAACCTGATTAACACACCCTTTGTGGACGAAATTTGA